In Phycisphaerales bacterium, a genomic segment contains:
- the murQ gene encoding N-acetylmuramic acid 6-phosphate etherase, which produces MRTEHRNERTNKLHQLTTAQCVEVMQREDRMVIEATERARPALVAFIEAVEAGFVRGGRLVYVGAGTSGRLGVLDASEAPPTFQVPPDRIIGIIAGGDAALRKSSEGLEDDPRGAEPALAALKLTRDDAVLGIAAGGTTPYVLGALEFVKGCGSEGASGGRAVTGLLTCSRMEKPASADHLIVLETGPEVLTGSTRLKAGTATKLALNTISTTLMIRSGRVYENLMVDLRATNDKLRDRAARIVMTLTSLDRAASLDLLDAAGGAVKTAVVMQRRNVNRAAAEQLLAQCGGRLDRALD; this is translated from the coding sequence GTGCGCACCGAGCATCGCAACGAGCGCACCAACAAGCTACACCAATTGACCACTGCGCAATGCGTGGAAGTCATGCAGCGCGAGGACCGCATGGTCATCGAGGCGACGGAGCGGGCCCGGCCGGCGCTGGTCGCGTTCATCGAGGCGGTCGAAGCGGGCTTCGTGCGCGGCGGACGGCTCGTCTATGTCGGCGCCGGCACGTCAGGGCGGCTGGGTGTGCTGGATGCCTCGGAAGCGCCGCCGACCTTCCAGGTGCCGCCGGATCGGATCATCGGCATTATCGCGGGCGGCGATGCAGCGCTGCGCAAGAGCAGCGAGGGCCTTGAAGATGATCCGCGCGGGGCCGAGCCGGCGCTGGCGGCGCTGAAGCTGACGCGCGACGATGCGGTGCTGGGTATCGCGGCGGGCGGGACGACGCCGTACGTGCTCGGTGCGCTCGAATTTGTGAAGGGTTGCGGAAGCGAGGGCGCAAGCGGTGGACGCGCGGTTACCGGTTTGCTCACTTGCAGCAGAATGGAGAAGCCAGCATCGGCTGATCATCTAATCGTGCTCGAAACCGGACCCGAGGTGCTCACCGGCTCGACGCGCCTCAAGGCGGGCACCGCGACGAAGCTCGCGCTCAACACGATCTCGACGACGCTGATGATCCGCAGCGGGCGCGTCTATGAGAATCTCATGGTCGATCTGCGCGCGACCAACGACAAATTGCGCGATCGGGCCGCGCGGATCGTCATGACGCTCACATCGCTCGATCGCGCTGCGTCACTGGACCTCCTCGACGCCGCGGGCGGCGCGGTGAAGACGGCCGTCGTGATGCAGCGTCGCAATGTCAACCGCGCCGCCGCGGAGCAGTTGCTCGCGCAATGTGGCGGCCGACTGGACCGCGCGCTGGATTGA